The DNA window CCTGGTCGAGGCCGGGGTGCCGCTGCAGACGGCGGTGCACGGCGTCGGCACGCTGGCGGGCGTGCCGGGGCGCATGCAGCGGGTCACGACCGCCGAGGACGACTTCCAGGCGATCGTCGACTACTCGCACAAGCCGGGCGCGGTGGAGTCGGTGCTGCGCTCGCTGCGTACGGTCACCGCGGGCCGGCTGGTCATCGTCCTCGGCTGCGGCGGCGACCGCGACAAGGGCAAAAGGCCCATGATGGGCGAGATCTCCGCCGAGCTGGCTGATGTGGCCATTTTCACCAGCGACAATCCCCGTACGGAGGATCCGCTCGCCATCCTCTCGACGATGATGGAAGGAGCGCTCCGCGTTCCGCAGCACGGCCGCGCTCATGTGATCATTGAGCCCGACCGCGCCGCCGCCATCGGCCTGGCGATCGCCAGGGCAGGGCGCGGCGACGTGATCGTCGTGGCGGGCAAGGGTCACGAGCAGGGCCAGTACGTCTCAGGCGAAGTGATCCCCTTCGACGACCGCGAGACCGTCGCCGAGGCGATCCACGTACGCAAGGAAAGCACGGAAAGCAGGAAGCACTGATGATCCCGTTGCCGCTGGCCAGGATCGCCGAGATCACCTCCGGCACCCTGTCGGGCAAGGCCGATCCCCGCGCCGTGGTGCGCGGGCCCGTCGTGATCGACTCGCGGGCCGTCGAACCGGGATCGTTGTTCGTCGCGTTCGCGGGCGCGCGCGTGGACGGCCACGACTTCGCCGCCCAGGCCGTCCGGTCCGGGGCCGTCGCCGTGCTGGCCACCCGGCCCGTCGACGCGCCCGCGGTGATCGTCCAGGACGCCGCGACGGCCCTCGCCGTGCTGGCCTCCGCGCAGGTGGCGGCGCTGCCCCGCACCACCGTGATCGGCGTGACCGGCTCGGCCGGCAAGACCACCACCAAGGACCTCCTGGCCAGGCTCACGGCCAGGATGGGGCCGACCGTCGCCCCCGTCGGCAGCTTCAACAACGAGCTCGGTCACCCGCTGACCGTGCTGCGCGCCGACCAGGACACCCGGTTCATGGTGCTGGAGCTGGCCGCGCGCAACATCGGCCACATCAAGGAGCTGACCCGCATCGCGCCGCCGCGCATCGGCGTCGTGCTCAACGTCGGCACCGCCCACCTCGGCGTGTTCGGCGGCAAGGAGGCCATCGCCAAGGCCAAGGGCGAGCTGGTCGAGGCGCTGTCCGGCGAGGGCGTGGCGGTGCTCAACGCCGACGATCCTCTCGTCCGCGAGATGGCCGCGCGCACCGAGGCCAGGGTCACCTTCTACGGCCGGGGCGAGGACGCCGCGATCCGCGCCGAGGACGTCACCATGGACGAGCGCGGGCGGGCCTCCTTCACCCTGCGCGTCCCGTCCGGCGCCGCGCCCGTCACGCTCCAGCTCTACGGCGGCCACGCCGTCGACAACGCCCTCGCCGCCGCGGCGGCGGCGTACGAGCTGGGGCTGCCCGTCGCCACCATCGCCGAGGAGCTGTCGCGGGCCACGCCGAGCAGCCGGTGGCGGATGGAGGTCAGCGAGCGGGCCGACGGCGTCACCGTCGTCAACGACTCCTACAACGCCAACCCCGACTCGATGCGGGCCGCGTTCGAGACGTTCGCCGTGCTCGGCCAGGGGCGGCGGCGCTTCGCCGTCATCGCGGCCCTGCGCGAGCTGGGCGACCAGGCCCCCGCGCTCAACCGCGAGCTGGGCGTCCTGGCCGGCGGCGCGGGCCTGACGGGCCTCGTCGTGGCCGGGCCCGACGCCGAGCCCGTCCTGGAGGGCGCCCACGAGGCCGCGAGGGCCGCGCAGGCGCCGCCGGGCGGCCCGCCGGGGGAGACCGGGCCGCGCATCGTGCACGTCCCCGACGCCGCCGCGGCCGCCGCTGAGCTCGGAGGGTGGCTGCGGCCCGGCGACGCGGTGCTGATCAAGGGCCCGCGCGCCATGGGCCTGGAGCGGACGGCCGAGCTGGTCCTCGGAGGTGCCCCCCAGTGACCAACATCATCATCGCCGGCGCGGTGGGCCTCATCCTCTCGATGCTGGGCACCCCGCTGGCGATCAGGCTGTTCTCGCGGCGCGGCATCGGCCAGCAGGTCCGCGAGGAGGGCGTGCAGGCCCACCTCGGCAAGCGGGGCACCCCCACCATGGGCGGCACGGTGTTCGTCCTGGCCGCCCTGTTCGCCTACGGGGCCTCCCACCTGGCCACCCTCACCCCGCCGACCGTCTCGGGCGCGCTGGTGCTGTTCCTGATGACCGGGCTCGGCGCGGTCGGGTTCCTCGACGACTTCATCAAGATCTACAAGCAGCGCAGCCTCGGCCTGCGCAGCGGCGCCAAGGCGCTCGGCCAGCTCGTCGTCGGCGCGGTCTTCGCCGTCCTCGTCGTCCGCCAGCCCAACGTCTACGGCATCACCCCCGCCGAGACCCGGGTGTCGTTCCTGCGCGACATCGGCCCCTCGATCGGCATCGTCGGGTTCACCATCTGGGTGCTCATCATGATCGTCGGGTTCTCCAACGCGGTGAACCTCACCGACGGACTCGACGGCCTCGCGAGCGGCGCCTCCGGTGTGGTGCTGGCGGCGTACGTGCTGATCGGCAACTGGCAGCTCCGCAACAACTGCATCGACCAGCTCGGCCCCAACTGCTACTGGGTGCGCGACCCTCTCGACCTCGCCGTGGTCGCCGCGGCCGTGCTCGGCGCGCTCATCGGCTTCCTGTGGTGGAACGCCCCTCCCGCCCGCATCTTCATGGGCGACACCGGCTCGCTCGCCCTCGGCGGCGTGCTGGCCGGCCTGGCCATCGCCACCCGCACCCAGCTCCTCCTCATCATCCTCGCCGGCCTGTGCGTGATCATCACCCTGTCCGTGATCATCCAGGTCGGGTTCTTCAAGATGACCGGCAAACGGGTCTTCCGCATGGCCCCGCTCCAGCACCACTTCGAGCTCAAGGGCTGGGCGGAGACCACGATCGTGGTCCGCTTCTGGCTCATCGCCATGCTCTGCGCCGCGCTCGGGCTCGGGCTGTTCTACGTCGAATGGATGCCCAAGCCATGACCGTCACCTGCGTCGCCGGGCTCGGCGTCTCCGGCACCGCCGCGGCGCGGGCCCTCGCCGGGCGCGGCGAGCGCGTCGTCGTCGTGGAGGCGGTCGAGGGGGAGCGCCAGCTCGCCGCCGCGGCCGAGCTGGCCGGGCTCGGCGTCGAGACCCGCTTCGGCGAGATGGTCCTGCCCGAGGGCGCCACCCGGCTCGTCACCACCGGCTGGGCGCCGCACCACCCGCTCGTCGCCGCCGCCCTGGATGCGGGCGTCGAGGTCGTGGGGGAGGTCGAGCTCGCCTGGCGGCTGCGCCCGGCGAACGCCGCCCCCTGGCTCGCCCTCACCGGCACCAACGGCAAGACCACCGCCGTGCGCATGCTCACCTCGATCCTCATGGCCGCCGGGCACAAGGCCCTGGCCGTCGGCAACGTGGGCCTGCCCGTGGTGCGGGCGGTCGCGGAGCCGTACGACGTGCTGGCCGTCGAGCTGTCCAGCTTCCAGCTCCACTGGTCGGCCACGCTGGCGCCGCGCGCCGCCGCGATACTCAACATCGCCCCCGACCACCTCGACTGGCACGGCTCCATGGAGGCGTACGCCGCCGCCAAGGGCCGCGTCTACGAGCGCGCGGGCACCGTCGTCTACAACGCCGACGACCCCGAGGCGACCCGGCTGGCCGAGCCCTACCCGAGGGCCGTCGGCTTCACGCTGCGGGCGCCGCGGAGCGGGCAGCTCGGCGTCGTGGAGGACCTGCTGGTCGACCGGGCGTTCGTGGCCGACCCCGTGGAGGCGGCCGAGGAACTCGCCACGTTCGGCGACATCCGCCCCCTCGCACCCCACAACGTGGCCAACGCCCTGGCCGCGGCGGCCCTGGCGCGGGCGTACGGCGTGCCCGGCGAGGCGGTCGCGCGGGGCCTGCGGGACTTCGTGCCCGACCCGCACCGGCTGGCGCTGGTCGACCGGGTCGGCGGCGTCGACTACGTGGACGACTCCAAGGCCACCAACCCGCACGCCGCCGCCGCGGCGCTGGCCTCGTACCCGTCGGTCGTGTGGGTGGCGGGCGGCCAGCTCAAGGGCGCCGACGTGGACGACCTCGTCCGCCGGGCAGCCCCCCGGCTGCGCGGCGCCGTGCTGCTCGGCGCCGACCGCGCCGAGATCGCCGAAGCCCTCGCGCGACACGCCCCGAATGTCCCCGTGGTGGACATCGCGGATCGGGACACTGGTGCGATGGAGAAAGTCGTCATCGCAGCCGCCCGCCTGGCCTCGCCGGGCGACACCGTGCTGCTCTCCCCGTCGGCGGCCTCACTCGACATGTACCCCGGCTACCCGGCGCGGGGCGAGTCGTTCGCGCGGGCCGTGCGCGGGCTGAAGGAGCGGGCCGAGGGAGCGGTGTGAGCGCGACCGCCGAGAAGCGCGCGCACCCCGCCCCGGCGGAGGGCCCGCAGGGCTGGGCGCGCGAGCAGCTCGCCGCGCTGCGCGAGCTGCTCGGCAAGCCGCTCACCACCTACTACCTGATCATCATGTGCAGCGCGCTGCTGCTCGCGCTGGGCCTGATGATGGTGCTGTCGGCCTCCAGCATCGAGGCGCTGCAGAAGACCGGCAGCCCCTTCTCGTGGTTCATCAAGCAGTCGCTGTCGGCCCTGATCGCCGTGCCGGTCATGTACGCCTGCTCGCGCCTGCCGGTCAAGTTCTTCCGCTGGGCCGGCTACCCGCTGATGGCGCTGTCGATCATCTCGCTGGTGATGGTGCTGTTCATCGGCTCGACGGAGCTGGGCGCGCAGCGCTGGATCTACGTCGGCTCGCTGACCATCCAGCCGTCGGAGCCGGCCAAGCTCGCGCTCGCGCTGTGGGGCGCCGACCTGCTGGCGCGGCGGGCGCGGCAGGGCCGCATCGAGTGGCGGCAGCTGCTGATCCCGCTGATGCCGGGCACCGCGATCCTGGTCGTGCTGGTCCTGCTGGGCCGCGACCTCGGCACCACGCTGGTGCTCTTCATGATCTTCCTGTCCCTGCTGTGGGTGGTGGGCGCGCCGGTCAAGCTGTTCGGCGGCATCATGTCGCTGGCCGTGCTGGCCGCGGTCATCATGATCAAGGTGGAGCCCTACCGGATGCGGCGCATCGGCGCCTTCCTCGACCCCTGGGCCGACGCGCAGGGCGACGGCTACCAGGCCGTGCAGGGGCAGATCGCGATGGGCTCGGGCGGCTGGTTCGGGGTCGGGCTCGGCCAGAGCCGGCAGAAGTGGAGCTGGCTGCCGCACGGCGAGAGCGACTTCATCTTCGCCATCGTCGGCGAGGAGCTCGGGCTCATGGGCACGCTCATGGTCGTCGCGCTGTTCGGGCTGCTCGGCTACGCCGGGCTGCGCGTCGCCGTACGGGTCAGCGACCCCTTCATCCGGCTGGCCGCGGCCGCCATGGTCGCCTGGATCGTCGGGCAGGCCACCGTCAACATGGGCGCCGTCCTCGGCGTCCTGCCCATCACCGGCATCCCCCTTCCCCTGGTCTCGTACGGCGGCTCGTCGCTGCTGCCCACGCTCGCCGCGCTCGGCATGCTGCTGTCGTTCGCCAAGCACGAGCCGGGCGCGCGCGAGGCTCTGGCCGCTCGTGGCCCCGGACCCGGCGCGCGGGCCCTAAGCTGGCTTGGCCTTGGGGGTATGACCAGAGGCCGAGCGACACGTTAGGGAGTGACCTTGATGAGGGTGGTCCTCGCCGGTGGGGGGACGGCCGGGCACATCGAGCCCGCGCTAGCCCTTGCGGACGCGCTGCGCCATCTCGATCCCGGCGTCGGCGTCACCTGCGTCGGCACCGAGCGCGGCCTGGAGACGCGGCTCGTGCCCGCCAGGGGCTACGAGCTGGAGCTGGTGCCCGCGGTCCCGCTGCCGCGCGCGATCACCCCGAGCCTGCTGACCGTCCCCGGCCGGCTGGCCGGGGCGATCAACGCGGTCGCGAACGTCCTCGAACGGGTCCGGGCCGACGTGCTGGTCGGTTTCGGCGGCTACGTCGCCACGCCCGCCTACCTCGCCGCCAAGCGGCGCGGCCTGCCGATCGTCGTCCACGAGGCCAACCCGCGTCCGGGGCTGGCCAACCGGCTCGGGGCGCGGCTCACCGAGCACGTCTTCACCGGCCATCCCGAGGCCGCGCTGCCCAAGGCCGAGTACATCGGCACGCCGCTGCGCCGCGAGATCGTCACGCTCGACCGGCTGTCCATGGGCGACAAGGCGCGCTCGTGGTTCGGGCTGGAGAGCGACCGGCCCACGCTGCTGGTCTTCGGCGGCTCGCAGGGGGCCCGCTCGATCAACGAGGCCGCGCTCGCCGCCGCGCCCGCGCTGCGCCGGGCCGGGGTGCAGGTGCTGCACGTGATCGGGCCGAAGAACCTCGTCGAGCGGGAGCCGCCGCCCGGCGACCCCCAATACGTCCTGCTGCCCTACGTCGACCGCATGGACCTCGCCTACGCCGCCGCCGACGTGGCCCTGTGCCGCAGCGGCGCGCTCACCTGCGCCGAGCTGACCGCGGTGGGGCTGCCGGCCGCGTACGTGCCGCTGCCGCACGGCAACGGCGAGCAG is part of the Nonomuraea coxensis DSM 45129 genome and encodes:
- a CDS encoding UDP-N-acetylmuramoyl-tripeptide--D-alanyl-D-alanine ligase, with the translated sequence MIPLPLARIAEITSGTLSGKADPRAVVRGPVVIDSRAVEPGSLFVAFAGARVDGHDFAAQAVRSGAVAVLATRPVDAPAVIVQDAATALAVLASAQVAALPRTTVIGVTGSAGKTTTKDLLARLTARMGPTVAPVGSFNNELGHPLTVLRADQDTRFMVLELAARNIGHIKELTRIAPPRIGVVLNVGTAHLGVFGGKEAIAKAKGELVEALSGEGVAVLNADDPLVREMAARTEARVTFYGRGEDAAIRAEDVTMDERGRASFTLRVPSGAAPVTLQLYGGHAVDNALAAAAAAYELGLPVATIAEELSRATPSSRWRMEVSERADGVTVVNDSYNANPDSMRAAFETFAVLGQGRRRFAVIAALRELGDQAPALNRELGVLAGGAGLTGLVVAGPDAEPVLEGAHEAARAAQAPPGGPPGETGPRIVHVPDAAAAAAELGGWLRPGDAVLIKGPRAMGLERTAELVLGGAPQ
- the mraY gene encoding phospho-N-acetylmuramoyl-pentapeptide-transferase, which produces MTNIIIAGAVGLILSMLGTPLAIRLFSRRGIGQQVREEGVQAHLGKRGTPTMGGTVFVLAALFAYGASHLATLTPPTVSGALVLFLMTGLGAVGFLDDFIKIYKQRSLGLRSGAKALGQLVVGAVFAVLVVRQPNVYGITPAETRVSFLRDIGPSIGIVGFTIWVLIMIVGFSNAVNLTDGLDGLASGASGVVLAAYVLIGNWQLRNNCIDQLGPNCYWVRDPLDLAVVAAAVLGALIGFLWWNAPPARIFMGDTGSLALGGVLAGLAIATRTQLLLIILAGLCVIITLSVIIQVGFFKMTGKRVFRMAPLQHHFELKGWAETTIVVRFWLIAMLCAALGLGLFYVEWMPKP
- the murD gene encoding UDP-N-acetylmuramoyl-L-alanine--D-glutamate ligase translates to MTVTCVAGLGVSGTAAARALAGRGERVVVVEAVEGERQLAAAAELAGLGVETRFGEMVLPEGATRLVTTGWAPHHPLVAAALDAGVEVVGEVELAWRLRPANAAPWLALTGTNGKTTAVRMLTSILMAAGHKALAVGNVGLPVVRAVAEPYDVLAVELSSFQLHWSATLAPRAAAILNIAPDHLDWHGSMEAYAAAKGRVYERAGTVVYNADDPEATRLAEPYPRAVGFTLRAPRSGQLGVVEDLLVDRAFVADPVEAAEELATFGDIRPLAPHNVANALAAAALARAYGVPGEAVARGLRDFVPDPHRLALVDRVGGVDYVDDSKATNPHAAAAALASYPSVVWVAGGQLKGADVDDLVRRAAPRLRGAVLLGADRAEIAEALARHAPNVPVVDIADRDTGAMEKVVIAAARLASPGDTVLLSPSAASLDMYPGYPARGESFARAVRGLKERAEGAV
- the ftsW gene encoding putative lipid II flippase FtsW, encoding MSATAEKRAHPAPAEGPQGWAREQLAALRELLGKPLTTYYLIIMCSALLLALGLMMVLSASSIEALQKTGSPFSWFIKQSLSALIAVPVMYACSRLPVKFFRWAGYPLMALSIISLVMVLFIGSTELGAQRWIYVGSLTIQPSEPAKLALALWGADLLARRARQGRIEWRQLLIPLMPGTAILVVLVLLGRDLGTTLVLFMIFLSLLWVVGAPVKLFGGIMSLAVLAAVIMIKVEPYRMRRIGAFLDPWADAQGDGYQAVQGQIAMGSGGWFGVGLGQSRQKWSWLPHGESDFIFAIVGEELGLMGTLMVVALFGLLGYAGLRVAVRVSDPFIRLAAAAMVAWIVGQATVNMGAVLGVLPITGIPLPLVSYGGSSLLPTLAALGMLLSFAKHEPGAREALAARGPGPGARALSWLGLGGMTRGRATR
- the murG gene encoding undecaprenyldiphospho-muramoylpentapeptide beta-N-acetylglucosaminyltransferase, which encodes MRVVLAGGGTAGHIEPALALADALRHLDPGVGVTCVGTERGLETRLVPARGYELELVPAVPLPRAITPSLLTVPGRLAGAINAVANVLERVRADVLVGFGGYVATPAYLAAKRRGLPIVVHEANPRPGLANRLGARLTEHVFTGHPEAALPKAEYIGTPLRREIVTLDRLSMGDKARSWFGLESDRPTLLVFGGSQGARSINEAALAAAPALRRAGVQVLHVIGPKNLVEREPPPGDPQYVLLPYVDRMDLAYAAADVALCRSGALTCAELTAVGLPAAYVPLPHGNGEQALNAERIVRGGGGLMADDSELSPEWIIQNVLPMLHDPERVAAMSEAASRLGRKDADIMLARKVLEIAR